The following are from one region of the Heliangelus exortis chromosome 29, bHelExo1.hap1, whole genome shotgun sequence genome:
- the MEIOC gene encoding meiosis-specific coiled-coil domain-containing protein MEIOC — protein sequence MEPKVAFRGGSCCWNSAEAGGRLTDAFSNVVTGSGSLYGCYKSQMWSPNIPMNQPGSAAAQTCQNEENVELPQSYSSALSASEYSASVDSSLLYTPWSTCGDDAKQPPVPQINVKSRIQPERNDYGSETDLYGLVSNILEEQDKSQPYCAEGSCPPTLKSVWPMNAPRLVDHHDLLTETKRSVVGAVSPQGFYSSESVSAAEKQYLPSGNLPSQQKVEECYRGFPGLDLEEQCLYPLRNDRVSCCSVQSNENIKTTPIYQNYPYMKTTFTAPVGFSEVIKDSGADAYPYGREKGCPKGPEAQSHQKRAEMFLPQFHRYNENTDCGRYTEYSHASKAKPNKSTNCSLQENKRLVNGSIEAASLDTEPYTKLFQVKSGTQKKIEDAVSDQPNFTLPKAVGLLSEKQFANEASFCTDFGQKFEYGLKSFAACSGNSDCANGVEKQQFSKPDLQNSEYCKSLPLLPNSASPSAAAPGKPAWVNIQTKAAASVPVQNPNPLLKLNNHLPAFPKSSSHPNDFLQLPSSNFSLGGNLFHKYCPDNPSFFSSLDLGYNTERARSAACVEAPVRSGEENLIEYLSEKKLKQPNGFSESYLAQQLEVMEAMSKHRFHLKPPGERYDPEGHKHTEGFLQNMYHDLVEAQGQFSLRQGSGDSNTINPVTCLPAPGLSSSSVLGDFRRNPQLGPNAFPWRSAQLFGRSVVPLVESPDLFSHDDLKRFYPYFNDKVYGDTSFPGVAPAFGFQRQVKTRNGPSSELHVRLEECYEQWRALEKERKKTESALAKNFQGKKVSSANNTPIPRLTSNPSRVDRLIVDQLREQARVVTLLGKMERLRSSPLHANIAAALDKHLEVIHVVHSRRKDEIVNASNRQRQGAPRCQDDRDVFALALSIRELSAATRRTRTALWCALQLSLPKAPAGRGERETPEEKSSGNTCRAPGQRAEGSKQ from the exons CCCAAGGTTGCATTcagaggtggcagctgctgctggaacagTGCAGAAGCTGGTGGGAGGCTGACTGATGCCTTCAGTAATGTGGTGACAGGCTCTGGCTCACTCTATGGCTGCTACAAATCACAG ATGTGGAGTCCAAACATTCCCATGAACCaacctggcagtgctgctgctcagactTGTCAA aatgaagaaaatgtaGAGCTCCCTCAGAGCTacagctctgctctttcagCATCAGAGTACTCTGCATCTGTGGACTCTTCCCTTCTCTACACCCCGTGGTCTACCTGTGGAGATGATGCTAAGCAGCCTCCTGTGCCCCAGATCAACGTCAAGTCCAG GATTCAACCTGAAAGGAATGATTATGGCAGTGAAACAGATTTATATGGACTCGTGTCTAACATCTTGGAAGAACAAGATAAATCACAGCCATATTGTGCTGAGGG gAGCTGCCCTCCCACCTTGAAGTCAGTGTGGCCCATGAATGCACCCAGACTCGTAGACCACCATGACCTGTTGACAGAAACTAAAAGATCAGTTGTTGGAGCTGTTTCACCACAGGGTTTTTATAGTAGTGAATCTGTatctgctgctgaaaaacagTATCTGCCAAGTGGTAATCTGCCATCCCAGCAGAAGGTGGAGGAGTGTTATCGTGGGTTTCCTGGTCTAGACCTTGAAGAGCAGTGTTTGTACCCTCTTAGGAATGATCGTGTCAGCTGTTGCAGCGTGCAGAGTAATGAGAATATTAAGACAACACCCATATATCAGAATTATCCATACATGAAAACCACCTTTACAGCCCCAGTGGGGTTCTCAGAGGTGATCAAAGACTCAGGAGCTGATGCTTATCCTTATGGGAGAGAGAAGGGGTGTCCCAAGGGACCCGAGGCCCAGTCTCACCAGAAACGGGCAGAAATGTTTCTCCCACAGTTTCACAGATATAATGAAAACACAGATTGTGGGAGATACACTGAATATTCTCACGCTAGTAAAGCAAAGCCTAACAAGAGCACCAACTGCAGcctccaggaaaacaaaaggttaGTCAATGGAAGCATTGAGGCAGCATCTCTGGACACAGAGCCCTACACTAAATTATTTCAGGTTAAATCaggaactcagaaaaaaatagaagatgCAGTTTCAGATCAGCCAAACTTTACACTTCCCAAAGCTGTAGGCCTTCTATCAGAAAAACAGTTTGCAAATGAAGCTTCGTTCTGCACCGATTTTGGGCAAAAATTTGAATATGGATTAAAATCTTTTGCAGCTTGTTCAGGAAATAGTGACTGTGCAAATGGTgtggaaaagcagcagttctCCAAGCCCGATCTTCAGAATTCTGAATACTGTAAATCCCTCCCACTGTTACCAAACTCTGCCAGcccctcagcagctgctcctgggaagCCAGCGTGGGTGAACATTCAgaccaaagctgctgcttctgtcccAGTTCAGAATCCAAATCCTTTGTTGAAACTCAATAATCAtcttccagcttttccaaaaaGCTCCAGTCACCCTAATGATTTTTTGCAGTTACCATCTTCAAACTTCTCCCTCGGTGGTAATTTATTTCACAAGTACTGCCCAGACaacccttcctttttttccagccttgatTTGGGCTATAACACAGAACGAGCTCGCTCTGCAGCCTGTGTGGAAGCCCCGGTGAGGAGTGGAGAGGAGAATCTCATCGAGTATTTGAgtgaaaagaaactgaaacagcCAAATGGGTTCAGTGAGAGTTACCTGgctcagcagctggaggtgaTGGAAGCCATGAGCAAACACCGCTTCCACCTGAAGCCGCCCGGCGAGCGCTACGACCCCGAAGGACACAAACACACTGAGGGGTTTCTGCAGAACATGTACCATGACCTCGTGGAGGCTCAGGGTCAGTTCAGTCTCCGTCAGGGGAGTGGGGACAGTAACACCATCAATCCTGTCACTtgcctgccagctccagggctgTCCAGCAGCTCCGTGCTGGGGGACTTCAGGCGGAATCCGCAGCTTGGGCCCAACGCCTTCCCCTGGAGGTCAGCTCAGCTCTTTGGCCGTTCCGTTGTCCCTCTGGTGGAGTCTCCTGACTTGTTCTCCCACGATGACTTAAAACGTTTCTACCCTTATTTTAACGATAAGGTGTATGGTGACACTTCTTTTCCTGGTGTTGCACCAGCATTTGGATTTCAAAGGCAAGTTAAAACCCGTAATGGGCCTTCCAGTGAGCTTCATGTTAGACTAGAAGAATGTTATGAGCAGTGGAGAgctttggagaaagaaagaaagaag ACTGAATCAGCTCTTGCTAAGAATTTCCAAGGGAAAAAGGTTTCCAGTGCTAACAACACTCCAATTCCAAGGCTGACATCAAACCCATCAAGAGTTGATCGTTTAATTGTGGATCAGCTACGTGAACAAGCCAGA GTTGTGACTTTACTTGGAAAAATGGAGCGTCTGCGCAGCTCTCCCCTGCACGCCaacattgctgctgctctggatAAACACCTGGAGGTGATTCATGTGGTGCACTCCCGTAGGAAAGATGAAATTGTAAATGCTTCAAATCGACAGAGGCAAGGAGCTCCCAGATGCCAGGATGACAGAG atGTCTTTGCTCTGGCCCTGTCGATCCGCGAGCTGAGCGCAGCCACGCGCAGGACGCGGACGGCTCTGTGGTGTGCGCTGCAGCTGAGCCTGCCCAAagctccagctgggagaggggaacGGGAGACACCCGAGGAAAAATCCTCTGGGAACACCTGCAGGGCCCCGGGACAGAGGGCTGAAGGCAGCAAACAATAA